The following proteins come from a genomic window of Malus domestica chromosome 02, GDT2T_hap1:
- the LOC103418220 gene encoding disease resistance protein RPV1-like has product MWRRALREVANLSGYPLLKGESEATFISNIVEDILVKVRGDTCLNVAKHPVGIQSCVQEVKELLGVGGNDRCVVGIWGISGIGKTTIAKAVYNAIAHKFEGRCFLADVRETSTSRQGVIQLQNTLLSKVLCGTELKVVDVHEGISLIKKLLRGKKILLILDDVDRLEQLNNLVEVDKFGEGSRVIITSKNRGLLESYGVELIYEVQKLMDDKALELLSLNAFGINEPPDDYLILARRAIAYAQGLPLALNLIGSHMRKKSIDRWKAILDSYDSYVGEPYTDIQRILQKSYDAWDNVVQQVFLDIACFFKGKHKDYVLQILKSSKLNVPQDCIEVLVENAIITIEDNMILMHDLLEKMGKRIVYEESPTEPGKRSRLWFHEDVYHVLTENQGTKKIIGIVVELPEPDVITLNAESFLRMVNLEIFINRNARFFGRIDYLPNDLRWIELGGQSNFHRRHIVVFNLPPNYHPRYLATFDVAYSGIRSLKGFKNLAKLTNMNLSGCEFLEKIPDLSGSPNLKHLVLSDCKSLVEVDDSVGFLDKLVELNLYGCSKLTRFVTRLGSRFLKTLSLRSCARLESFPEIEERMMESLTDLDIGESGIRELPSSIAYLTGLAYLFADKCENLIGTSLHHLSGLQSLSAVSFRQCPKLVTYGKNKRKFDEVSSSSTESQLLSTDLETSQDNCSTWLDLSRNNFVSLPDCISKFVNLETLYLTGCKRLREIPQLLPPNLKFLYLNECTSLEKTPKLPPMLNYLDLTNCYTLIGDEVAKLENNLLNEESLWCPGLEVIYPGNEVPKWFSYASNHPTTVEHLPEDDEIEEFVGGSEFCFEIPLNLQGETLLGLAVSVVLDAPGTNLFNSYILINRSPWFGPYFSRYKHIEAAHVLLKVLDLDENAQRRDICQVIFRFSEGAHIKSRGVHLLRATKMNGLPNEHSWEEASFSEGSDIFYDAYDHQEQ; this is encoded by the exons ATGTGGAGGAGAGCTCTTAGAGAAGTAGCAAATTTGTCAGGATATCCACTCCTAAAGGGAGA ATCTGAAGCTACATTTATCAGCAACATTGTCGAGGATATCTTAGTCAAAGTACGTGGTGACACATGTTTGAATGTGGCCAAACACCCAGTTGGAATACAATCGTGCGTACAAGAGGTGAAAGAGCTTTTAGGTGTTGGTGGAAATGATCGTTGTGTGGTTGGGATTTGGGGGATATCTGGAATAGGCAAGACAACAATTGCAAAAGCTGTTTATAATGCGATTGCTCATAAGTTTGAAGGTAGATGTTTCTTGGCAGATGTTAGAGAAACATCAACATCACGTCAAGGCGTAATCCAACTACAAAACACTCTTCTTTCTAAGGTTCTATGCGGTACAGAGTTGAAAGTTGTCGATGTTCATGAAGGAATCAGCCTTATAAAGAAACTGTTGAGGGGAAAGAAGATTCTCTTAATTCTTGATGATGTGGATCGATTGGAGCAGTTAAACAACTTGGTTGAAGTTGATAAGTTCGGTGAGGGTAGCAGAGTGATCATAACCTCAAAAAATAGAGGATTGCTGGAATCTTATGGAGTTGAGTTGATATATGAGGTCCAAAAGCTAATGGATGACAAGGCTCTTGAGCTTTTAAGTTTGAACGCCTTCGGAATAAATGAACCTCCAGATGATTATTTAATACTTGCACGTCGTGCAATAGCTTATGCTCAAGGCCTTCCATTAGCTCTTAATTTGATAGGTTCTCATATGCGTAAGAAAAGTATAGATCGCTGGAAAGCTATATTGGATAGTTATGATTCTTACGTAGGAGAACCTTATACAGATATTCAAAGAATACTTCAAAAAAGTTATGATGCCTGGGATAATGTTGTACAACAAGTTTTCCTAGACATTGCATGTTTCTTTAAGGGTAAACATAAAGACTACGTGTTACAGATATTAAAAAGTTCGAAGCTCAATGTACCTCAAGATTGTATTGAAGTACTCGTTGAGAATGCCATCATAACTATTGAAGATAATATGATTTTGATGCATGACTTGCTAGAAAAAATGGGTAAGCGCATAGTTTACGAAGAATCTCCCACTGAACCAGGGAAGCGTAGCAGGTTGTGGTTTCATGAAGATGTGTATCATGTTCTAACTGAAAATCAA GGAACAAAGAAAATTATAGGCATTGTGGTGGAGCTGCCCGAACCAGATGTGATAACCTTAAATGCAGAAAGCTTCTTGCGGATGGTAAATCTTGAAATTTTTATAAATCGTAATGCACGCTTTTTTGGGCGCATTGATTATTTGCCCAACGATTTGAGGTGGATTGAATTGGGTGGACAATCCAATTTTCATCGAAGGCATATAGTTGTGTTCAATTTACCACCCAATTATCATCCGAGATATCTTGCTACGTTTGACGTGGCATATAGTGGCATCAGATCATTGAAGGGATTTAAG AATTTGGCAAAGCTTACAAATATGAATTTAAGTGGTTGCGAATTCTTAGAAAAAATCCCCGACTTATCCGGAAGTCCAAATCTAAAGCACTTGGTTCTAAGTGATTGTAAAAGTTTGGTTGAGGTTGATGATTCTGTTGGATTCCTTGATAAACTTGTTGAATTGAATCTTTATGGGTGCTCTAAGCTTACGAGGTTTGTAACAAGACTTGGATCGAGATTCCTTAAAACGCTTTCTCTTCGTAGTTGCGCAAGGCTCGAGagtttcccagaaatagaagaGCGCATGATGGAATCTCTAACGGATTTGGATATAGGAGAAAGTGGCATAAGAGAATTGCCTTCATCAATTGCATATCTTACTGGGCTTGCCTATTTGTTTGCAGATAAATGTGAGAACCTTATAGGTACATCATTACATCATCTTTCTGGGTTGCAATCTCTCTCTGCGGTTTCTTTCCGTCAATGCCCAAAACTGGTGACATATGGGAAGAACAAGAGGAAGTTTGATGAAGTTTCATCCAGCAGTACCGAGTCTCAACTGCTTTCAACTGACTTAGAGACTTCACAGGACAACTGTAGCACATGGCTTGATCTCTCGAGAAACAATTTTGTTAGTCTTCCGGATTGCATTAGCAAATTTGTCAACTTGGAAACACTTTATTTGACTGGTTGCAAGAGGCTTCGGGAAATTCCACAACTCCTCCCACCAAACCTAAAGTTTTTATATCTCAATGAGTGCACATCATTGGAGAAAACTCCAAAACTACCCCCGATGCTTAACTATCTGGACTTGACTAATTGCTATACACTAATTGGCGATGAGGTGGCAAAGCTGGAAAACAATTTGTTGAATGAG GAATCTCTTTGGTGCCCTGGATTGGAAGTTATTTATCCCGGCAATGAAGTTCCAAAGTGGTTCAGCTATGCCTCTAATCATCCCACAACCGTTGAACATCTACCAGAGGATGATGAAATAGAAGAATTTGTTGGAGGCAGTGAATTTTGTTTTGAGATTCCTCTAAATTTACAAGGGGAGACGTTATTAGGATTGGCTGTATCTGTGGTTCTTGATGCACCGGGTACTAATCTTTTTAATTCTTATATTCTCATCAACAGATCTCCATGGTTCGGACCATATTTTTCACGTTACAAGCACATCGAGGCAGCTCATGTGTTGCTCAAGGTACTGGATTTAGACGAGAATGCGCAGCGGAGAGATATTTGCCAAGTTATATTTCGTTTCAGCGAAGGCGCACACATTAAAAGCCGCGGGGTGCACCTCCTACGCGCAACCAAGATGAACGGCTTGCCCAACGAGCACTCTTGGGAAGAGGCCTCCTTCTCGGAGGGCTCAGATATCTTCTATGATGCATATGATCACCAAGAGCAATGA
- the LOC103426764 gene encoding high mobility group B protein 3-like: MGKARAAAPKRDTKLKSKSAGASKKPAKKAGKDPNKPKRPASAFFVFMEDFREKYKKEHPNNKSVAAVGKAGGDKWKSLSDAEKAPYQAKADKRKVEYNKNIQAYNKQLADGNNEADEEESDKSKSEVNDDDEDEDESGEEEDDDE, encoded by the exons ATGGGTAAAGCCAGGGCTGCTGCCCCCAAACGCGATACGAA gTTGAAGAGCAAGAGTGCCGGAGCGAGCAAGAAGCCGGCGAAGAAAGCCGGAAAGGATCCGAACAAGCCGAAGAGGCCTGCGAGTGCCTTCTTCGTTTTCAT GGAGGACTTCAGAGAGAAGTACAAGAAGGAGCATCCAAACAACAAGTCGGTTGCTGCC GTCGGTAAAGCTGGTGGCGATAAATGGAAATCGTTGTCAGATGCC GAGAAAGCTCCCTATCAAGCCAAGGCAGACAAGAGGAAGGTAGAATATAACAAGAACATTCAGGCATACAACAAGCAATTA GCTGATGGAAATAATGAAGCTGATGAAGAAGAGTCTGACAAGTCCAAGTCTGAGGTAAATGACGATGATGAAGACGAGGACGAGAGCGGCGAG GAGGAAGACGATGATGAGTAG
- the LOC103426765 gene encoding high mobility group B protein 3-like, whose product MGKSRAAAPKKADAKLKTKSAGASKKAAKDPNKPKRPASAFFVFMEDFRVKYKKDHPNNKSVAAVGKAGGDKWKSLSEAEKAPYVAKAEKRKTEYTKTMNAYNKRIAEGGNGAEDEESDKSKSEVQNEDEDDDESGEEEDDDE is encoded by the exons ATGGGGAAATCAAGAGCTGCTGCTCCCAAAAAAGCCGATGCAAA gTTGAAGACCAAAAGCGCTGGCGCGAGCAAGAAGGCAGCGAAGGATCCGAACAAGCCTAAGAGGCCTGCAAGCGCCTTCTTCGTTTTCAT GGAGGATTTCAGAGTGAAATACAAGAAGGATCATCCTAATAACAAATCCGTCGCCGCT GTCGGTAAAGCTGGTGGTGATAAATGGAAATCGCTTTCAGAGGCT GAGAAAGCTCCCTACGTTGCCAAGGCAGAGAAAAGGAAGACCGAGTACACCAAGACCATGAATGCGTATAACAAGCGCATA GCTGAGGGAGGCAATGGAGCGGAGGACGAAGAGTCTGATAAGTCCAAGTCCGAGGTGCAAAACGAAGACGAAGATGATGACGAGAGCGGAGAG gaagaagatgatgatgagtAA